The Clostridia bacterium genome window below encodes:
- a CDS encoding rod shape-determining protein RodA, whose protein sequence is MPKVFKSIYTYLKETDKFLLVCSLLCAAAGILMVNSATLVTGSHRDVIMQTVALFAGILLMIALSVISYSMWSQIPKLIFAAGVIILVLTLIFAKTINGSKSWIQIFGISFQPSEFVKLLFILSFATHLSAVEENINRISNVLLLSAHVLTYVILIYLQGDMGSALVYLVIALAMLLIAGLSWKYFLALGVAIVPIGFLLYKFVFSEYQIRRILVIFNPELDPLNYGWQTIRSVTAIGSGKLTGQGYGSGIMTQRGLIPSIENDSIFAAIGEELGFIGSVLVLILLTALLLRILRVSTNARDTNGAYICIGVFAMLAFQMMENIGMSLGLLPIIGITLPFFSAGGSSMIAVFGGIGLVMSVHRGKTMFD, encoded by the coding sequence ATGCCGAAAGTATTCAAATCAATTTACACATACTTGAAAGAAACGGACAAGTTCCTGCTGGTCTGTTCGCTTCTTTGCGCCGCGGCGGGCATTCTGATGGTCAACAGCGCAACACTTGTGACCGGGAGCCACCGCGACGTTATTATGCAAACAGTCGCGCTTTTTGCGGGTATCTTGCTCATGATCGCGCTCTCCGTAATATCCTATTCGATGTGGAGCCAGATACCCAAGCTGATCTTCGCAGCCGGAGTTATCATTCTTGTATTGACGCTTATATTCGCGAAAACGATAAACGGCTCGAAGAGCTGGATACAGATTTTCGGCATAAGCTTTCAGCCGTCCGAGTTCGTCAAGCTGTTGTTTATTCTGTCGTTCGCGACGCATCTTTCCGCAGTTGAGGAGAATATCAACCGCATCAGCAACGTACTGCTTCTTTCGGCGCACGTCCTGACTTACGTGATACTGATCTACCTGCAGGGCGACATGGGCTCCGCGCTCGTTTATCTTGTTATCGCGCTTGCGATGCTGCTGATCGCGGGACTCAGCTGGAAATACTTCCTCGCGCTCGGAGTGGCGATAGTTCCGATAGGCTTCCTTCTTTATAAATTCGTGTTTTCGGAATACCAGATAAGACGTATACTCGTCATCTTCAATCCTGAGCTCGATCCGCTGAATTACGGATGGCAGACGATTAGAAGCGTCACGGCTATCGGATCCGGCAAGCTGACCGGACAGGGCTACGGATCGGGGATCATGACTCAACGCGGACTTATACCTTCGATAGAAAACGACTCGATTTTCGCCGCCATAGGCGAGGAACTCGGGTTTATTGGTTCGGTGCTCGTCCTTATACTGTTGACGGCGCTGCTTCTGCGCATTCTGCGCGTTTCTACAAACGCCCGCGATACGAATGGAGCTTACATTTGCATAGGCGTATTCGCGATGCTCGCGTTTCAGATGATGGAGAATATCGGCATGAGCCTCGGACTGCTGCCTATAATCGGGATCACCCTCCCCTTCTTTTCTGCGGGCGGCTCTTCCATGATCGCAGTATTCGGCGGCATAGGATTGGTAATGAGCGTTCATCGGGGAAAAACCATGTTCGATTAG
- a CDS encoding formate--tetrahydrofolate ligase, whose amino-acid sequence MKTDIEIALEAKKKPVKDIAAGLGIGEDMLEYYGKYKAKLSEELYAETASRPDGKLILVTAINPTPAGEGKTTVSVGLGQALAKLGKRGITALREPSMGPVFGIKGGAAGGGYSQVVPMEDINLHFTGDMHALTAANNLLCAMIDNHIHQGNELDIDPERVLILRCVDMNDRALREITIGLGGKANGQPRPDGFNITVASEVMAILCLASDLMDLKRRLGDIIVAYNRSGGLVRARDLKADGAMTVLLKDALKPNLVQTLENTPCIIHGGPFANIAHGCNSVRATKLALKLADYVVTEAGFGADLGAEKFLDIKCRAAGIHPDAVVLVATVKALKYNGGVPKDELKAENTEALRKGIVNLGKHIENIQSYGLPVVVAINEFATDTDEEKRIIGEYCAAHGVDYSFTTVFANGGEGGVDLARKVCAAVEKLSDFRFCYDLDLPLKDKINAIATKIYGADGVEYSEKAERELAYMTENGYGKLPICVAKTQYSLSDDPSLLGRPEHFRITVRDAKVSAGAGFVVVYTGKVMTMPGLPKVPAAVNIDITPDGEIKGLF is encoded by the coding sequence TTGAAAACCGATATTGAAATCGCCCTTGAGGCAAAGAAAAAACCGGTTAAAGATATAGCCGCCGGCCTCGGAATAGGGGAGGATATGCTCGAGTATTACGGCAAGTACAAAGCCAAGCTCTCCGAGGAGTTGTACGCCGAAACCGCGTCACGTCCGGACGGCAAGCTGATACTTGTGACCGCCATCAACCCCACGCCCGCGGGCGAGGGTAAAACGACCGTTTCCGTCGGCCTCGGCCAGGCGCTTGCGAAGCTCGGCAAGCGCGGGATCACCGCGCTCCGCGAGCCGTCGATGGGCCCGGTTTTCGGCATTAAAGGCGGAGCCGCCGGCGGCGGTTACTCTCAGGTCGTGCCGATGGAGGATATCAACCTTCACTTCACCGGCGATATGCACGCGCTGACCGCGGCAAATAACCTCCTCTGCGCGATGATAGACAATCATATCCATCAGGGCAACGAGCTGGATATCGACCCGGAGCGCGTGCTTATCCTGCGCTGCGTCGATATGAACGACCGCGCCCTTCGCGAAATAACGATAGGCCTCGGCGGCAAGGCGAACGGCCAGCCGCGTCCGGACGGCTTCAACATCACCGTCGCGAGCGAAGTAATGGCTATCCTTTGCCTTGCGTCCGACCTTATGGACCTCAAGCGCCGCCTCGGCGATATAATCGTCGCGTATAACAGGAGCGGCGGACTCGTCCGCGCCCGCGATCTGAAGGCCGACGGCGCGATGACCGTACTGCTCAAGGACGCGCTCAAGCCGAACCTCGTGCAGACGCTTGAAAACACCCCCTGCATAATCCACGGCGGCCCGTTCGCGAATATCGCGCACGGCTGCAACTCCGTCCGCGCGACGAAGCTTGCGCTCAAGCTCGCCGACTACGTTGTGACGGAAGCCGGATTCGGCGCCGACCTCGGTGCCGAAAAGTTCCTCGATATCAAATGCCGCGCCGCGGGCATACATCCCGACGCCGTCGTGCTCGTCGCAACGGTCAAGGCGCTCAAATACAACGGCGGCGTACCGAAGGACGAGCTGAAGGCCGAGAATACCGAAGCGCTTCGCAAGGGCATAGTGAACCTCGGAAAGCACATAGAGAATATCCAGTCTTACGGACTTCCCGTCGTAGTCGCCATAAACGAGTTCGCGACCGATACGGACGAAGAGAAGCGCATTATCGGCGAATACTGCGCCGCGCACGGCGTGGACTACTCATTCACCACCGTTTTCGCCAACGGCGGCGAAGGCGGCGTCGACCTCGCGAGGAAGGTGTGCGCCGCGGTCGAGAAGCTGAGCGATTTCCGCTTCTGCTACGACCTCGATCTGCCTCTGAAAGACAAGATCAACGCCATCGCGACGAAGATATACGGCGCGGACGGAGTCGAATACTCCGAAAAAGCGGAGCGTGAGCTCGCGTACATGACCGAGAACGGCTACGGCAAGCTGCCGATCTGCGTTGCGAAAACGCAATACTCGCTTTCCGACGATCCGTCGCTGCTCGGCCGCCCCGAGCATTTCCGCATCACCGTCCGCGACGCGAAGGTTTCCGCGGGCGCGGGCTTCGTGGTCGTCTATACCGGCAAGGTCATGACTATGCCCGGTCTCCCGAAGGTTCCGGCGGCGGTCAATATCGACATCACGCCCGACGGCGAGATCAAAGGACTTTTCTGA